Part of the Streptomyces europaeiscabiei genome is shown below.
CCGCAAGAAGCCCCCGAGCGGCACGACGGCGGCCGAGCGCGTCGCCGAGACCCTGATGCGCGCCTTCCGCGCCCTGCAGCGCGAGCCCCACCTCGCCGACGCCATGGTCCGCGCCCTCACCTTCGCCGACCGCAGCGTCAGCCCCGAGGTCGACCAGGTCTCGCACCAGACCACCGCGATCATCCTCGACGCCATGGGCCTGGAGAACCCGAGTGCGGAGCAACTGTCGGCGGTCCGCGTCATCGAACACACCTGGCACTCGGCCCTCATCACCTGGCTCTCCGGCCGCGCCTCGATCGCCCAGGTGAAGATCGACATCGAGACGGTGTGCCGCCTGATCGACCTGACGGCGCCGGACCGGCGGCCGCAGACGTAGGACGCGGGCACGACAATGACCCGCGGGCACGGAAACACGACAATGACCCGCGGACACTGAAAACAGGACCCGCGGGCACGGAAAAGACCTACGAGACGGGTTCCCTGCGCCGGTACAGCTTGTCGGCCCAGGTGCCGAGGGTCACCGTCAGGTCCTGTCCTGCAACCTTCCGGCCTCTCAGCCCGACCGTCGACGTCGGCATCGGCGGATCTGCTACCTCGCGCCACTGTCGGCTACTCCGGTCGGCTCCCTCACTCGCCTCGTAGGCTGATTTCTACGATAGAACACCCATGCGGGAGCACAACCCCCTTAAGGGTATTTTTTTCGAGCAATTCGGACGGCGGTAGATCGCCCTAACCCACGGCTTCCAGACCGCTCCAGCTCCGCCCGACCGCCTTCTCCCCCGCCCACTGGTCGAGCAGCCTGCGGGTCTCGCCCTCCGGGGCCGCCACGAAGACACGCTGGGCGCCCGCGTGGGTGGTCCGGGGCTACTTGTGGAGGGTGCCCTCGCTGCAGCAGGCGCAGTGTGTCGTCAGGCTGCCGGCGGGCTCCGCGCCGAAGTCGTGATCGGCGAAGAGGGTGGTGAGGGCCTCCAGGTCGGCGGGGTCGCCGGCCGCGACCGTCACCTGGAAGGTGGGCAGGTCGGACGGCTCGAAGAGGAGCAGTTCGTCGAAGACGGGGAAGGTCGTGCCGTCGACGACGCGTTCGCCGTTGGGCTGGCCGTTCATGGAGGACGATCTCGCCTTGACATGCTCCTCGCCCTGAAGGGCGAGGATTCTGGCCTTCCTTGACTGGTTGCCGTGCCGCTACGCGGCACGGTTTCCGGTGCGGAATCCGTGGCTTCCTGTTTCTTCGCGCTGTGCCGGGATCGCTCCCGGTCCTACCGGCGCTCCGCAGGCCGATACCGCCAGTCCGGCGGCCGTCTTCACGTTGATCGCGGCGTTGTGGTCCCGGTCGTGGACGGTGCCGCAGGCGGCACAGGTCCATTCCCGGACGTTCAGCGGTTTGGGCCCGTCCACGGCGCCGCAGGCCGAGCAGGTCTGGGAGGTCGGAGTGAACCGGCCGATCTTCACCAGGGTGCGGCCGTACCGTCTCGCTTTGTACTCCAGCATGTGCACGAACGACGACCAACCCGCGTCATGGACGGACTTGGCCAGGCGGGTGCGTGCCAGTCCAGCCACCGACAGGTCCTCCACAGCGATCTCTTGGTTCTCGGAGATCAGCTTCGTGGAGAGCTGGTGGTGGAACTCTCGGCGGGCGTCGGCGACCTTGGCGTGAGCGCGGGCGACCTTCAGGCGGGCTCTGGCCCGGTTCTTCGATCCCTTCTGCTTGCGGGACAGCTCCCTTTGGGCCTTCTTCAGCTTCTTCTCCGCGCGCCGCAGAAAGCGCGGAGAGTCGATCTTCGTGCCGTCGGACAGGACAGCGAAATGCGTGAGGCCGAGATCGATGCCGATGGTGCGGTCGGTTTCGGGCATCCGTGCCGCGTCGGCGTCCGGGTCGGTATCGATGACGAAGGAGGCGAAAAACCTGCCGGCCGCGTCCTTGACGACGGTGACCGAGGAGGGCGTGGCGGGCAGCGCGCGGGACCACTTCACCTTCACCGCGCCGATCTTCGGCAGGTTCAGGCGTCCCTTGCCGGTGATGGACCAGCGGGCGTTGGCGGTGAACCGGATCGACTGCCGGGCGTCCTTGCGGGACTTGAACCGGGGCGGGCCCAGTTTCGGTCCCTTCCGGGCACCCTTGAGGGAGGCGAAGAAGTTCCTGTAGGCGGTCTCGGCATCCCGCAGGGACTGCTGGAGGACGACTGCGGAGACCCGGCCCAGCCAGGCGCGCTGCGGCGTCCGTTTCGCCTCCGTGATCAGGCGTGTGGACAGCTGACCGGCCGTCGGGAACGGCTGCCCGGCATCACGGGCCTCCTCACGGGCACGCACGGCGTCGTTGAACACGACGCGGGCGCACCCGAACGCCCTGGCCAGCGCGGCCTGCTGAGCGGCGTCGGGGTACAACCTGAAGGCGTACCGGAGCTGCATGACGATCACACTAGGCACGTCGAACCCACGCCGCTATCGGGAACATGCGAACGATCCGTCACCGTCCCGAAGCAGGGTCCGGCTCCGCCGGAACGACACCGCGACGCTCCGCGTCGCGACCACGCGATTCGCTTCACCTCCGGCCTGAAGGCCGGAGCACTACGAATGATGTCCGGTAGCGGCGGCCGCCGGTCACGGGGACGTTCACCACCCGGCCGCGCGTCGGGCACAGCCGGTCGATCCACACCACCTCGCGTCGGCCGTCGGTGTCCAGGCGCACGCAGGCCTGGCCGAAGCGGCCGTCGATCTCCCCCTCGCCGTCGGGCAGCTCGATACCGAAGCCGGTCCAGGCGTCGCGGGCGGTGGCCCAGTCGCGGCGGATCGTGGCGGCGATGCCGAGGTTCCAGTACGCGGGGTCGCCCTCGCCACGCGGTGCGCGGGCGGCGGCCTGGATCCCGAGTTCGTACGCCTTGTCCCAGTTGCGCAGGAACTTGTGGCCGAGCGCGGCGTCGTACCACCACTCCGCGCTCGGCTTCTCGTCCGGGAAATGAGCGAGCACCTGCTCGTAGAGGTCGGCGGCGCGCTGCCACTCCTCGGCGTCCCAGGCCGCGTACGCCTGGTTGATCAGCTCCTTGGCCTCGGACTTGCGCACGCTTCCCCGCCCCGACTTCCCGATCGTTCCTGTGCCGACCTCAGAGCGTAGGCCACCACACCCCCTAGTCCTCCGGCGGGAACACCGGATCCCCGCTGCCCAGCAGGGTGATCGCGATCGCCTCCACCGGGCAGCCCTCGGCCGCCTTCAGGATGCGTTCGCCCGCGTCGGTGTCGGGGGTGGCGGGGTGGGACTGCATGGCCGAGTCGAGGCGGAAGGCTTCCGGGGCGAGGTGGGTGCACTGGGCCGAGCCGATGCAGAGGGAACGGTCGACCTCCACGTGCCAGCGGTCGCCCATGCCTACGCCTCCCCGGCCGCGGATCCGTCCGTCGTCCCCGTCCCACCGGCGGCGGCGGGCGGCTCGTATCCGGCCGGGAGATGGATCATCTTGTGCTCCAGGTACTCGCCGTAGCCCTCGGGGCCGAACTCCCGGCCCAGGCCGGAGTTCTTGTAACCGCCGAAGGGGCCGAGCATGTCGAGGCTGAAGGTGTTGACGGAGTAGGTGCCGGTGCGGACCTGGCGGGCGATGTCGACGCCGTGTTCGTCGTCGGCGGTCCAGACGCTGCCGCTGAGGCCGTAGTCGGAGTCGTTGGCGATGCGTACGGCCTCGGCCTCGTCGCCGTACGGGAGGAGGCAGATCACCGGGCCGAAGATCTCCTCTCGGGCGATGCGCATGGAGTTGTCGACGTCGCCGAACAGGGTCGGTTCCACGTACCAGCCGCGTTCCAGGCCCGCCGGGCGGCCGCCGCCGGTGAGGATCTTGGCGCCCTCCTCCTGGCCGATGCGGATGTAGTCGAGGCTGCGGCGTTGCTGGCGGGCGGCGACGAGGGGGCCTAGTTCGGTGGCCGGGTCGAGGGGGTCGCCGATCTTGAGCGCGGAGGCGTAGGCCGCGAAGGCCTCGGCGAACTCGTCGTAGCGGCTGCGCGGGACGAGGATGCGGGTCTGGGCGACACAGGCCTGCCCGTTGATCATCCAGGCGAAGGGGGCGATGCCGTTGACGGCCGTCTGCGCGTCCGCGTCCGGCAGGATCACGGCCGCCGACTTGCCGCCCAGCTCCAGGGTGACGCGGGTGAGGTTGCGGGCGGCGACCTCCATGACGCGTTTGCCGGCGGCGACCGAGCCGGTGAAGGAGACCTTGTCGACGCCCGGGTGCCCGACCAGGTACTCGCTGACCTCGCGGTCGGCGGGGAGGATGGACAGGACCCCTTCGGGCAGGCCCGCCTCGGCGGCGATCTCCGCCAGCAGGTAGGCGTCCAGCGGGGTTTCGGGCGACACCTTCAGGATGGCCGGGCAGCCCGTGAGGAGGGCGGGGGCGAGCTTCGCGGCGGCGGTGAACTGCGGGACGTTCCAGGGGACGACCGCCGCGACCACCCCGACCGGCTCCCGCCGCACGAGGATCCTGCCGAGTACGCCGTCCCGCCGCTCCTCGTACGTGAACGCGCGCGCCGTCGTGATCGCCGCGTCCCACACCAGCATCGACGCGAGCGCCTGCACCATCACGCTGGAGGTGAACGGGGTGCCGTTCTCGGAGCTGATGATCCGGGCGAACTCCTCGTGGCGTACGGCGAAGGCGTCCTTGATCCGGGCGACGACCTCGATCCGTTCGTCGAGGGTCATGCGTGGCCAGGGGCCGTGGTCGAAGGCGTGGCGCGCGGCTGCCACGGCCCGGTCGACGTCCGCGCGCGAGGCGTGCGGGACGCGGCCGATGACCTCCTCCGTGTGCGGTGAGACCACCTCGATGACGTCCGTGCCCAGGGGGTCGGTCAACTCCCCGCCGATGAACAGCTGTCCGTGTTCCACGAGTTCGGTCATGGCCGACTGCCTCCCGGAGCCAGTTCTCTTCGCCGGCAAGTTCTCTGACGATGCATCAGATTTATTGGGACAGGGAACTGATACCAGTTCCCGTGAGAGGAGTCCACGGAGCGCACACCGGATCATCCGGACTCCCGGTGGAACTCGTTCTAGTTATAGTGACCGGAGCGCGGTGATCGGGTCATCAACGGGGCATCGACGACAGGGGAACGCATGACACACGTGCACGATCACGGCGGAGGCGTACGGTCCGTCGAGGTCCCCATCCCGGACAACCCGCTCGGCCACACCCTCGTGTACGTCGTCGACACCGACCGCGGACCGGTCCTGGTCGACACCGGCTGGGACGACCCGGCGTCGTGGGACACGCTCGCCGCGGGCCTGACGGCGTGCGGTACGTCGGTCGCGGAGATCCACGGGGTCGTGATCACGCACCACCACCCCGACCACCACGGACTGTCGGGCGCGGTGCGGGAGGCGTCCGGCGCGTGGATCGCGATGCACGCGGCGGACACGGCGATCGTCCGGCGCACCCGCGGGACCGGCCCGGACCGCTGGTTCACGTACATGACGGACAAGCTCACGGCCGCGGGCGCACCCGAGGAACACCTCGCCCCGCTGCGCGCGCCCCGCCGCCCACGCGCCCTGCCGGGCTTCTCCCCCGCGCTCCCCGACCGCGAGATCGTCCCCGGTGAACTCCTCGACCTCCCCGGCCGTCGCGTCCGCGCGATCTGGACGCCGGGCCACACACCCGGCCATGTCTGCCTCCACCTGGAGGAGGCCCACCCGGCCCAACTCCCGGGCCACGGACGCCTGTTCTCCGGCGACCACCTCCTCCCCGAGATCAGCCCGCACATCGGCCTCTACGAGGACCCGGACGACGACACCGTCACCGACCCGCTCGGCGACTACCTCGACTCCCTGGAACGCGTCGGGCGCCTCGGCCCCGCCGAGGTGCTTCCCGCCCATCAGTACACGTTCACCGACTCCGCCGCCCGCGTACGGGAGTTGCTGGCCCACCACGAGTCCCGGCTCACCGGCCTGCTCGCCCTCCTCGCCTCGCCCCTCACCCCCTGGCAACTCGCCGAGCGCATGGAGTGGAACCGCCCCTGGTCCCAGATCCCCTTCGCCTCCCGCAACATCGCGGTCTCCGA
Proteins encoded:
- a CDS encoding RNA-guided endonuclease InsQ/TnpB family protein, whose product is MQLRYAFRLYPDAAQQAALARAFGCARVVFNDAVRAREEARDAGQPFPTAGQLSTRLITEAKRTPQRAWLGRVSAVVLQQSLRDAETAYRNFFASLKGARKGPKLGPPRFKSRKDARQSIRFTANARWSITGKGRLNLPKIGAVKVKWSRALPATPSSVTVVKDAAGRFFASFVIDTDPDADAARMPETDRTIGIDLGLTHFAVLSDGTKIDSPRFLRRAEKKLKKAQRELSRKQKGSKNRARARLKVARAHAKVADARREFHHQLSTKLISENQEIAVEDLSVAGLARTRLAKSVHDAGWSSFVHMLEYKARRYGRTLVKIGRFTPTSQTCSACGAVDGPKPLNVREWTCAACGTVHDRDHNAAINVKTAAGLAVSACGAPVGPGAIPAQREETGSHGFRTGNRAA
- a CDS encoding MBL fold metallo-hydrolase — encoded protein: MTHVHDHGGGVRSVEVPIPDNPLGHTLVYVVDTDRGPVLVDTGWDDPASWDTLAAGLTACGTSVAEIHGVVITHHHPDHHGLSGAVREASGAWIAMHAADTAIVRRTRGTGPDRWFTYMTDKLTAAGAPEEHLAPLRAPRRPRALPGFSPALPDREIVPGELLDLPGRRVRAIWTPGHTPGHVCLHLEEAHPAQLPGHGRLFSGDHLLPEISPHIGLYEDPDDDTVTDPLGDYLDSLERVGRLGPAEVLPAHQYTFTDSAARVRELLAHHESRLTGLLALLASPLTPWQLAERMEWNRPWSQIPFASRNIAVSEAEAHLRRLVKLGRAEAVTGSDPVTYVAV
- a CDS encoding TetR family transcriptional regulator → MPAEVKVEAGAGRPDSPPLTERQEARRRRILHASAQLASRGGFDAVQMREVAESSQVALGTLYRYFPSKIHLLVATMQDQLEHMHGTLRKKPPSGTTAAERVAETLMRAFRALQREPHLADAMVRALTFADRSVSPEVDQVSHQTTAIILDAMGLENPSAEQLSAVRVIEHTWHSALITWLSGRASIAQVKIDIETVCRLIDLTAPDRRPQT
- a CDS encoding ferredoxin, whose translation is MGDRWHVEVDRSLCIGSAQCTHLAPEAFRLDSAMQSHPATPDTDAGERILKAAEGCPVEAIAITLLGSGDPVFPPED
- a CDS encoding aldehyde dehydrogenase; the encoded protein is MTELVEHGQLFIGGELTDPLGTDVIEVVSPHTEEVIGRVPHASRADVDRAVAAARHAFDHGPWPRMTLDERIEVVARIKDAFAVRHEEFARIISSENGTPFTSSVMVQALASMLVWDAAITTARAFTYEERRDGVLGRILVRREPVGVVAAVVPWNVPQFTAAAKLAPALLTGCPAILKVSPETPLDAYLLAEIAAEAGLPEGVLSILPADREVSEYLVGHPGVDKVSFTGSVAAGKRVMEVAARNLTRVTLELGGKSAAVILPDADAQTAVNGIAPFAWMINGQACVAQTRILVPRSRYDEFAEAFAAYASALKIGDPLDPATELGPLVAARQQRRSLDYIRIGQEEGAKILTGGGRPAGLERGWYVEPTLFGDVDNSMRIAREEIFGPVICLLPYGDEAEAVRIANDSDYGLSGSVWTADDEHGVDIARQVRTGTYSVNTFSLDMLGPFGGYKNSGLGREFGPEGYGEYLEHKMIHLPAGYEPPAAAGGTGTTDGSAAGEA